ACATTAAGATAAATTACATTATAGTGGatgaaaagcaaaattattttattttatttaagaagcCTACTTTAGATATACTAATAACATTTAGTGACTTGGACATTTTGCCAGAATGATATTTAGGATTCTTTGACTACTAATTTTCTTTAACTTAAAATTTGTAGGGTTTATACCATAGTTCTATTTGCCATTGGGGCAAAGCATCCATCAGTAGTTCATCACCCAATGTCTCTTGACAGTAAGCTAGAAAAGAACCTTTGTTTAGGGAAAAGTAAAATTGTTCTCACCAgccatttttttatctattctgCTGTCTTCCAGACACCCAATATTATGCTTTTACTACACCTATTAGTAAGATCATAGATATGTGTACACTGTTCTGTGCATGATCTTCCAAACATGTGGATTGGATTGTTCATGCCTTAAacagttcacaatggctcaaaattgatataattgagaaatGGCTGGGCAAAattaggttgacaaagcaccagaacctgatggattacatccacatgtcctcaaagcgctgggctcagttatttcaaagccattgtttctaaattttagagactcttcaatcactggcatggtatcaatgcattggcgtaaggccaatgtggttcctatcttcaaaaagggagcaaagtcattaccaggtaactacagacccgttagtttaacgtccatagttggaaaggtcttagagagtttgataaggaaccacatagagaagtttctgctagaaaataatataagtgatagtcagtatggcttcaagaaagaccgaagttgtcaaacaaatttactctcttttttatgaggaagtaagtaaacaggtagacagtggaatagcagttgatatagtgtacttggactttgctaaagcatttgacactgtaccccacagacggttaatatgcaagttagggtcaataggtttagaaaagtcaatctgtaactggatagagaactggcttaaaggttgcttccagagagttgtaattaataattcatacttagaatggtctaaggttattaatagtgtactccagggttcagtgttgggtcctttactgtttaacatcttcataaatgatatggagtttgggattaaaaataccatttctgtgtttgcagatgacaccaaactatgtaatggaattaggttcatacaggatgtctataatctacaagcagacctggatgtactgtttgattgggctgCCAAGggtgcaaatgacatttattataaataaatctaaagatatgcacttgggggctaacaacatgcatgcttcatactgtctaggggggagtAAAGTtggggggggtcagaaatggaaatggatctgggggttctggtagatcatagacctaataacagcattcaatgccaagctgcaatatctaaagctagtaaagtactttcttgtattaaaagaggaatagactgcagaggtagagacataatcctgcccctgtacaaagcattggtcagaccacatctggaatttgcagtccagtttttggcaccagttcacaaaaaggacattgtggaattggagagagtgcagagaagggcaactaaactaataaaaggaatggaggagctcagctatgagaagagattagctgaactgcattttattctcccttgagaagagacgtttaagagggatatgatcaccatgtattaatatataaacggtccatatagagaactctcttcccaattattcttaaaattattttatatctgggatatgtttatttttccctagtggttgaccttAATGGACTCAtctttttaacctgacctactatgtaactatttctgCATGAATTAAATGACGAGTGATATTACAATTAATTTCTTCATTtctacaattcttttttttcccttgcatttttttgcatttgcaccTGGAATACTGTAAAACTGTTTGAGGTATGTGTGTGGTACATGGCACTGCTCCTTACCTCCGGTGTGGTAAGCACACTGTGGTAATCAATAAACAGTTATGTTTTGGCCTTTTATCATAACacttaaatattttgtaactaGGGTGAGTCTCTGAGACTGGCTAAGCTTAGGCAGAGCATCTTATAAGGGATCTTCAAAATTaagtatattttctgtttttattctctACTCAGGCTCAGTTGGTGAAGGACAGAAACTCGATGCTGCGGTTGACTAGCGTTggttctgatgatgatgatgacactGATGCTGCTCCAACAAGAGTACACATGACGTGGACCAAGGATAAACATCACGCTGTGCGTGTAGCCCGAACCAATGCAATGCCCAGCTTTCAGGAATTACTAAGCATGCGTCCGTGAGTCTCTGTATATTACGGTTTACAAAACTGCCTTCTATTTCCTTATATTAGCCTCATGTTGCCTTTactaattcttgtttttttagggATCAGTCCAATGTGCGACGTATGCATACAGCAGTAAAACTGAATGAGGTCATCGTAAATAAATCCCATGATGCTAAACTGGTTTTGTTAAATATGCCTGGACCTCCACGTAACACACAGGGTGATGAAAATTGTATCCTTTTACCTGggaaatttaattaaattaataaaaaaaatgtatatataatatatttgaaagcCATTGTAGGAAATAGGTATTTTATGGaagtgaaaatgaagaaaaaaattcagctgactgcaatatttatctttttcttacATGATGTTCCCTGTAAGTGAAGGGTGTCATGGACATGCTCTTTGGGTATGTGTAGTCCCATACAATGGTTCAGTGAGTTAAAATGTCAGTCCTGCGTTCTGTGTCATCATTGAGGGCTACCCATCATCCAATATAATCCAAAAAGGGACCTTGTGGATTTTATCACTTAACTAAAACCTCCTGAAAAGAAggtaagataataaaataataagtaagaAAATACCAAAAGAATGGACGCCTGGCTTGACTGCAGGGCAACAGGTCTGATATTCCGAGTGCAGCAAAATTTGACATTATAGAAACAGAAGCAAAACGACTCCATGTCATCAGTTTTCATTTTggatctgtattatttttaattttattatatcttgATTGCCCAGCAATGTGTCCCAGTATTTACCTCAGTATTACATCTGAAAAAAGAACTGCCTGTGTGGACATTTCATTATTACATAATGCATTTATTTGAGGAATGCATATAGTCAGCCATTTTTACAAATACGACTGTGTATGGTTTCTGgtttaattatatttctttatttagacCTTAACTCGTTTTGTAGATATGGAATTTCTGGAAGTCTTGACTGAAGGCTTGGAGCGTGTACTTTTAGTAAGAGGTGGTGGAACTGAAGTCATCACCATCTACTCCTAAACTGACTTCTGCAATAGTCTACTTCACTCGGAGTTGAAGAAACCAAGAATGTTTTCAAAGAGGCCAAAAGAAAATGCATTACTGAAAGTAAACCACACCAACCATTTATACTATTCAATGGAAATGAACAAGGGAAGCTAACATTCCTACAAAATTTCAAAccctttttacaatttataatgcCAAAAAAGATTGTGTTGATGTTCATGAATCAAAAGCACTATGGCAACAAAAGGGATGAACAAAACAGTGTTTTCTTCCCTAAACAGGGAAACCTCATTTAACCTCTATGCACCAGCAGGCATTAAATGCTTGTTGAATATCAGTATCAATATTGGATATACTTTTTAGAAGCAGCCTGTGCTCGGGAAGCTTTGTCCAGAGCACAgaggttcatttactaaagggtATAATGCTTTAGCGCGCCTTAATAACTCCTGACTTGGCTGGGAGCATGCTAACTCATACTACCCACAACCTTTTATCAAAGCTGAGCATCAAACCTTATACGTACCTGTTTTGTGGAAATGTTACAAATGTCACTTTTCTGATTCTGAGGTATTACCTCTGGTATCAAGAGAACTTGATAGTTAAAAGGAAGAACGTTACTAATCTCCATCAAAAGTTGGGGAGATTAAGTAGTTCAgtggctttaaatgtatttttttatttctttaggtaAAGTGTCAGCAAGTTTTAATTTATTGCTCTGACCAGCATTCCATTTGTTAAATCTCTGTACTTCTTGTTTAATATGTGTGAACCATTATCATACCAGTAGACGCAGGTGCCATGATAGAGCCATAGATACAAGTGATATAGATACATAGATACCAGCCTTTCTTCCTCTCATCCCAGTCCTTATATCTACTAATGTATCTACAACAGTTGTCATTGTTTGTGTCAGCATTTTGTTTATTGTGGGGGGTTGgtttattctaaataataaaatgttttgtatgaaagtgttttgtttatgACTCCTATTAGGAGCATGCTAGTGATGTGTGCAATGCAGAATTATATTCATGGTcaaatttggaaataaataaGGCTTGTCTGACTTCTGTGCCCACAATGGAGGCAAGCATATGGAAGTGCGGCCAACAACAACTGTGACTTCTCCACAAATATGGCCACTCTTAACATTAATTACTTCTAATTCACATGCTGTGGCagtaattaatgtacagtgctgcgtaatattttggcgctatacaaatcctgtttaatattaaccaCAAATCTGTTGGGTTtacaaaaatgctgtttttctgCAGAACTGCTTACCTTGAATTCTTGCCTGCTTCCTCACCATTGGACACTTGGTGCACACAGCCTCCTTTTCCAGCCATGCGGCTGTGCCCTCACCAAGGTCTTCACTTATGCAGGACCAGGGGTCCTACATTGTACGCAGAGACTTCAAGGCCCATTCACATCCTTGGGCTGGAACAGGAGCAGATGAGAGTACTGACTGCTGGGGAGCGAGGAATAAGGTTCCTTTCTGTTATACCTATTAGATCCATATGGAGTTCATCCTTAAAAGTCCTTCATCAAAGAAATATTAAAGATGCCATTACTATCTGGAGATGCCAGCTGCCTCCTTTCTGACTTTTTTGGTCTGTATACTTGGTTCAGAAGCTAGTGGGTCATGTTACCAAATCCACTAGCAATTTCACTAAGAAATTGGCAATGGCACGACTATATTTCCCCTGCCAAGTTTACTTTATTCCAAACCTTCCTCTGAAGATAATGGGAGAcactaatagtaaaaaaaaaaagttaggtgttGAAGCTTGAGGCACCTCAGATACAAGTAACAACTATTTATCAGCATGCAGAAGATAAGATGTTAAGAGATGTCAAGGAACCCAgaagttgaaaaaataaaggctgctcTGTCGTCAACTGTTTGattcacttatttaaaaaaatacgctgataatttattttccttttgcatACTTGTTTCCAGTCAGGTGAATCACATCAACTTGACAGCCTGGCCACTTTCATTTTCAGGTGGTCAGCAGTAACAGTCCTTTCATTTCCCTCATGACCAGTTAAGGATTTTCAGAATGGAGATAAATAATGCTAGAGACTTCAAGGACTTTAAATCCTTTGTCACACAGCTGGCTAATGTCCAATAATTTTAGTGTATGTGTCATGGAGAACACTTGTGTGCAGTTATATATCACAACAGCATTTCTGTGCCCTGTAACAGGTAGTAATGTTAATTAGCTTCCTTTGGGTGTTAGTACTATACTGCTGTGTCTGAACCACAAGTTTAAACATGCACCGCTGTCTATTTTTTGGATTCAAAGTAAACACCCTAACATGTACGATGTTATTAACCCTGCAGATCTATAAGTCCAAGCATGAAAATAGGAGTAGTCTATCATTTGAGTCTAAAGAAAGTTTGAGCATACTTCACAAATCTCTTTAGTGTGTAGAACTAAGCCCCACTGTACACACCTGGCACTTTTTATATGTCTAGAATTAGTTATCAGCATTCTCCACTGAGCATTTGgagaaagtaaaaattgtaacGTGCTGCACTGGTGACCTGTCACGGTAGACGCCTGCCATATCtctgtttttaaaactgtaagtCCCTGCATGACCCACTGACCACTCTCATTTGTCAAATCATCAATCCTGGAATTGCTCTTTAGGAGTGAGAAGAAGCTAATAGGTCGGTCTGATCAGTTTTACCCAAAATCCTGTATGCTCTCACTCTTTGCTCACAGCTCAGGACTCCTTTATTTCACTCATCCGACGAATTTACTTGCTGTGGTACACATGttccatatttcttttaaaatgattgtattgCCCTAAACTATCAGTAGGTCAGATCTAGACATTGAAACAAGCAATAGCAATTATGTGATGAAGATAACTTCTGGGTTTCtgcattttgatatattttaaggTTTGGGGCCAGTCATTTGCAAGATATACGATAAATGGAAAGGAAATAAATCAATATGTTGTCTCGCAGATATCCATTTTCTGGCACCAAAAAAAGGTGGTTTTCTGATCGATACTCCAAAAATATCTCTGACaactctaattaaaaaaaatatatcaaactcAAAGGAAACATATCAcctctaatttatttttaaaccaggaGCTACACTTCcctatactgtacatatatatatgcttcTTCCATATATCCAATATGGAATATACCGGTTCTGCTCCAAGTCTTAGCTTTAACTACATTCTCTCTATAAAAGAAAGACATGCTCCATGCAATTTATGAAGGCATAATAATTTATTaagggataaaacaaaaaatttataaGTAGTTAGCTGCTTCCAGAATGTACAAATTTCTTTATGATAAAAGGCTTCTGTTCAGTTGTAGCTTTATAGTAGGATGCCTCCGCCAATGTATTCCATTCTCTACAAAAGCAAGACATTATATGTTGGTTAAACGAATGCAAGTcttcaccagtttttttttttttttttttcaaaaagctttACAATTAGTATCACAGTGCAACGGCAGATCCTTAATATTACAATTGAACATTTAATTAGTAGACTAACCTCTGGCGGTTCAATAAAGGCCAACCAATCTGAAGCATGAGTAGGAAGAAGTCCCATAGACTGACATTTATAAACAGCCAATGCAAGACCCAAAAGATTACCGATCAGGTAAACCAGCCCTTGTAGAAACCGTTGGCCAGAACTCTCCAGGAGCTTGAAGGctaaacagaacagaaatgcacaatttaaaacatacaatacatcTATACCATTATAGGTACAGAACCAGTCCTAAGGAGAATTAGCATGATTTTTATCTAAAAATGACTATTACAGaagcttttttagttttagattggaGAAAGCCTAAAACCTCTGGCAAGTAGATATTGCTGTCCAGGCTCCCATTATAAggtatttttttcacttcctgttttattgATAGCTGTATTATTGATTAGCTTCCTTTACTggtgacacaaacagcaatatcaatgctttattttcttaCAGTAAGGAACAGTACATACTACAATGCATGCAGTGGCCAAGTTTTATGCCACAGGCAGCACTGCTGTCCTTGTGATGCTCACCTCATTCCTTACAATGGATAGTGCAGCCCACGGACATACATATAGTACTAGGTTCTATGCAATATTTGAAGTTCTTTTGTATCAAACGCAATGTGTACTGCACTGCATCTCATAGTATTACTAAgactaggtacacatgtgcaatagttcaggaccgatatcggacaagaatcttgcgtatgtacagtgctcatcgtccatcatcatgcaagtaaaggggagagagcgcagcggggtacCGCTCCGTCgtctcatccccccccccccccccccccccccccNNCCTCCATAgaccagaacggtgctgtatgtaaagtgctcgttcatgcatcgtgcagttgtttgttgttggaaaggatcctgaaagatcctttccaacgacaaatattgcatgtgtgtacttagcctaagccCTAGAAGACGATTGCACTGTCAGGTATTATACTTCTATCTGTGTTCCTTGTTAGGTTTCCCTTAAATTCTATCCAGGAATCACCAAGAGAGAAAAAGACAGCACAGGCTCAGGAGCATTTTATTGTAATACCCCTTCCCTCACTATTACCAATATGTCAGTAATATATCTAGCACTTTACAGGAATGTCAGCATAGGAAGCACAACTTACTAGCAGGTGTAGCAAGCAGTGCTTGTATGGGTCTCCATGCCATCATACACACCATCATAATAGGGAAGATGGAGATTGTGTTACCAGCCATATACATAATGAACAGATTCATAGGTATCTGTTTAAGAGGTCCCAGGGCGATGTCCCAGCAACGCTGTAAACAGAAAGAGAAATCACCTGATTCATTAGCAAATAATGTCACAAGAGCTGAACAATTTGTAAAACCAATTGTCACACGGTAATACACAATACTGAACCCATGCCATCTTACCTTCTCTACTAGAATGTGGTCAGACTCTTGCACACTGGTGTCTGGCACTTGTTTGTCAGAATATCCCACAGGATACATACTGTCTTGTGTAGTACCTCTCTCCCCCCGACCCCTAAAAATGGATAGATGTATACAAGTTAACACGGAGCATACTTAACGTAAACCTGTCATAAGGTAAAAGACACAAAACGAGCCTCAAATGAAGGCACCCCAAGAAAGTATCCTTCCCGAACAGATAGGTGCAGCAATAATAACTGCAACAGGGGAAGACTATAGGGGAATtaatcagctcacaagatttatGAGCgtcaacatgtatttttttttttttttaacaaattatgtATTCTAATCATATGTtaaaccaaaagggagcaaattaaaaaaaactattgtcatggatgaaatacattttagaagctAAAATCCAAACTGCCCATGGCAGTgtaaattttattatacagtgttaatgtattattgcacagtatttatatagcgctgacatattacgcatcacttcacaaagtccatagtcatgtcacaagctttccctcaaaggggctcacaagctaatgtccctaccatacatATATGTCAtgaatacagtttaaggtcaactttggggggaagccaattatttaattgttttggaatgtgggagaaaacccatgcaaacacggggagaacctgcaactccatgcagatagtgtctgggCGAGACCTCTTgaggctaacctctgagccacaacCTTACATGATGAACTGTGAATGTAAACGTCGTGTTATATCGGTTTTATGTGGCCATAACCTTAAGAAGATCTAACCCTGTATGGCATCCTACCTGCTGCCACCACTTCCAAACTCAATAGCCCACTTGAAGCGGCCAGACTTGCGGTTCGCAACCAGATTTGGTGCAGATGCCATTTCTGTGTTCTGTAAGAGAGGGAAAATGTTACTATTGCAGCTAACACCAGTAAAAATAAACCTCTATCATTTTACATATAACAAGCTTTGACCAGCAAAATTCTATAGGTACAATGTTACATAATGCATCATATTatcttttatataaacatatttcatCCATAAATCCACATTTATAAACATGCTCATGATTGTTGCATGAAACTCCTACATGCTACTTATGCAGCTTACTCCATAGGGAgccatttacaatatttactaAACAACTCACAAATTGCTGACAAATActatcactaataatattattagcagGATTAGGCTACTGAGCATTTCCTGTTGAGCTCTGGCTAATTAGGTTTATCTCTGGGTATCATccaaataaaaaccttttctgGCAGTGTCCACAAATAGCTTCAACCATCACCAAGAACACTTTAGAAGCTCAAACCCCAAGGTGCTCCATTTCAGAATGCAGTTTATATAGGAAGTGAACCACTGACTTGTTGTTAGGCAGTGCGTGGTTGGGGGGTCTCACATTGTGGGGTGCTGGACTGGTAAGGACCAAGTGCCAAATTCTTTTAAGAAGCTGATCTCTGCATTATAAAGCTGGGTACTCTTGAAGAAGCCAGATACATAAAGGATGTGTGGTGGTGACCCTCAAGGGAATGCTGGATTTTCAGAGAAGAAAGCCCAGCAATAGAACACAATTTGTAGTTAGTCCACTCAGAGGGAAACACATATATgcctctgtgtttttctttttttgaggaatGGAAAAGGGGTTGTCtacagtttaaccacctgggcgttacactgaggtctcgatttctgtaccaaaagtgttacaggttttcatgcaatttttttttttaaattgtagacctgtaacttacagaaatatgtccgaatagggttcgagtagatatcatgaatataaaaaatgtttgaaacacacaatcatgtaaaaaaaaaaaaattacttttaataaaatacacaaaattcagcctaaacaagaatacataaataaatgaaaaatactgaaaatgcgataattcagtatactgtatagtaatatatttttctaaaacacctccctagtgtccgtcacatacctatagacaaaaccacataaatatattttctattattttgtattggattggatacaggactttgtattcaatccaatacaaaatgagaacaaaattcaaactctcattatgtattggattgaatacaaattcctgtatccaatctaatacaaaatacatactttgtatttatttttaattgaaacttattcattcattttgtattggattgaatacaaactcctgtattcaatccaatacaaaatgaatgaatgagtttcaatttgaatttcccgcacacgcgccgatgtcatcacgcacgcacaagaagccggccggcttcttgtttcagagatcacccggtgctggaacgagaacgacgctggatgatcagcgggaccaggtaagatgccggccggcttcttacctggtcccgctggtatacgagaaggcacccgacgctggaaagggagaccgacggacgacggaggacgacgctggaacacgaacccgatgctggatgagcacagggggaccgagattttccctacattaaaatcctcacttacctgggtaagtggggattttaatgtacggaaaatctcgggcttaaagAAAAGAGCATCTTTTTTTAGCccatacgaaggtcgggcttaacggcaaggaggttaatgtattccctttttttctcttccctggCCTATCAATTGCAATGCATGGCCTTAGGATGCCATCGGCCCAACTAGTATCCATTCCCCAGTATTAGATGCCAGAAATGAGACTTGACCAATGTTGTTTTACAAACAAGCTGTGTGTAATTGGTTCACACAAACCAGTCATCTGTCAGAGGTGTTCAAGTCTATGTCTTCTAACAGAGGCCCCTCACCCCAACATTCTCTTCTAGAATGGCTGAGAGGAGAACTACTAGATTAGGGCAGTTCACACCTGACTCCTCTTTGTGCGGCTCCCCATGTTTGTCACATTGCCAGTCGCTCAAGCACTCACACAGCAGCACTGGCTCAAAAAGAAGCAAAGTCTGCACATGTAATAGCTAGTGGCAGCGAGTTGTACCAGTACCGCTTACtacagcccccattcattctctatggggctgccacaagAATGTGCTACATGTAATGTCCCCATATTCAGCAATAAATCCTGGCATGAGGAAATGCTAAACGCACTGCAGCCTCAGTACAAAGAGTACAAAGACATGATAGGACTTCACAGAATGCCCTAACAAGCTGTACAgtgtttaattattaataatttattgataatttttttgtatttacatagcgctaacatattacacagtgctgtacaaagtccatagtcatgtcactagctgtccctcaaaggggctcacaatctaatgtacctaccatagtcatatgttaataacaGTCAATGCACCTAACCacgtttttatttttgcattcatacaaactccatgcagatagtatcctggctgagatttgcaaagggcagagtgctagccactgatccACCATCCTGTCCAATAATTGCCCCTAATATATACacaacacagtatatatataacagaCAGCTCTCTTCCATGCTCTATTTTATGCAGGAGATTCTTGGAACCAGACCTGTTTTTCCATAATCTGCTTCAGTGATTTGACAGCTCTGACCCTGGAAGTGCTGAGAGATCTCCGCCTACAGaaaatcattgggcctgattttttaaagctctccaaggctgaagaggatacactgggtgatctagcaaacctggaatggatttctttaaaattgctagcaaatgttttgaatccattccaggtttgctggatcactcagcttcactgatgaaagtgtatcttctccagccttggagagctttaataaatcaggcctgatgaaTGAGAGTTCACAGGTCACCGATCCTCCCTCACTCTCCATCCTGATTGCCCTTGCAGCATTCCTGGGCACACAGAGCAAAGCCAGGGGAGAGGGACAGGAGGGATCTGCACGGGACATGGTGGGTAACCACCAGACATAGCTGTGCGGAGACCCCCGGGCAGAAGACTGGCATCTTTTATAATTGACTGACAAAATGACCCAGAAGATGATCGTATATACcgcctacattgtaagctcttcagagctgGGCCCCCcacacctcctgtgtcactgtctgtatctgtcatttacaacccctatttattgtacagcgctatgtaatatgttggcgctatataaatcttgtttattatcaatatataaatattaaacctAATAATGCCTGCCTGGTGAAATCATTTATACTGCACTAATAATaccataataacaataatattaaaaaaggcaaTATTTCCTGTAATGTCCCAACATAAGACATAACCTGTGT
This Pyxicephalus adspersus chromosome 6, UCB_Pads_2.0, whole genome shotgun sequence DNA region includes the following protein-coding sequences:
- the EMC4 gene encoding ER membrane protein complex subunit 4 isoform X2, which produces MASAPNLVANRKSGRFKWAIEFGSGGSRGRGERGTTQDSMYPVGYSDKQVPDTSVQESDHILVEKRCWDIALGPLKQIPMNLFIMYMAGNTISIFPIMMVCMMAWRPIQALLATPATFKLLESSGQRFLQGLVYLIGNLLGLALAVYKCQSMGLLPTHASDWLAFIEPPERMEYIGGGILL
- the EMC4 gene encoding ER membrane protein complex subunit 4 isoform X1, which produces MNTEMASAPNLVANRKSGRFKWAIEFGSGGSRGRGERGTTQDSMYPVGYSDKQVPDTSVQESDHILVEKRCWDIALGPLKQIPMNLFIMYMAGNTISIFPIMMVCMMAWRPIQALLATPATFKLLESSGQRFLQGLVYLIGNLLGLALAVYKCQSMGLLPTHASDWLAFIEPPERMEYIGGGILL